A single region of the Anas platyrhynchos isolate ZD024472 breed Pekin duck chromosome 6, IASCAAS_PekinDuck_T2T, whole genome shotgun sequence genome encodes:
- the ADO gene encoding 2-aminoethanethiol dioxygenase, with product MPRDNMASLIQRVARQARITFRSPAAAGPAFGENLHRLQQLLDEVRAEDLHLAPRGPAPVSGAGCPRGGAVPPVSYMHICETESFSMGVFLLRSGACIPLHDHPGMNGMLKVLYGTLRIACMDAVPPPAAPNAAAAAPSPPPAAAAGSPGPCLRALLRSRQHYTPASPPCLLSPHSDNLHQIDAVEGPAAFLDILAPPYDPEHGRDCHYYRLLEGPPPGCELPREVWLLETPPAADFWCGGEPYPGPRVCP from the coding sequence ATGCCCCGGGACAACATGGCCTCGCTGATCCAGCGGGTGGCGCGGCAGGCGCGCATCACGTTCCgcagcccggcggcggcggggccggcctTCGGGGAGAACCTGCAccggctgcagcagctgctggacgaggtgcGCGCCGAGGACTTGCACTTGGCCCCGCGGGGGCCGGCGCCGGTGTCGGGCGCGGGGTGCCCGCGGGGCGGCGCGGTGCCGCCCGTCAGCTACATGCACATCTGCGAGACGGAGAGCTTCAGCATGGGCGTGTTCCTGCTGCGCAGCGGCGCCTGCATCCCGCTGCACGACCACCCGGGGATGAACGGCATGCTCAAGGTGCTGTACGGCACGCTGCGCATCGCCTGCATGGacgccgtgcccccccccgccgctcccaacgccgccgccgccgccccctcgccgccgcccgccgccgccgccggcagCCCGGGGCCGTGCCTGCGGGCCCTGCTGCGCTCCCGCCAGCACTACACGCCCGCCTCGCCGCCCTGCCTGCTGTCGCCGCACAGCGACAACCTGCACCAGATCGACGCGGTGGAGGGGCCCGCCGCCTTCCTCGACATCCTGGCGCCGCCCTACGACCCCGAGCACGGCCGGGACTGCCACTACTACCGCCTGCTGGAGGGGCCGCCGCCCGGCTGCGAGCTGCCGCGGGAGGTCTGGCTGCTCGAGACCCCGCCGGCCGCCGACTTCTGGTGCGGGGGCGAGCCCTACCCCGGGCCCCGCGTCTGCCCCTGA
- the EGR2 gene encoding E3 SUMO-protein ligase EGR2, which yields MMTAKAADKIPVTLGGFVHQLPEGIYPADDISAALPTSVAIFPNADLAGPFDQMSGVAADGMINVDMGDKRALDLPYGGGFAPGAPASRNQTFTYMGKFSIDPQYPGAGCYPEGIINIVSAGILQGVSAPSSAASSASSAASSASSSATAASAASASPNPLAGALGCTMAQGQPADLEHLYSPPPPPYSGCGDLYPQDPSSAFLPAAGGGALPFPPPPSYPSPKAAAADGGLFTMIPEYGGFFPPPQCQRELHAGPDRKPFPCPLDSLRVPPPLTPLSTIRNFTMGAPPAGAAPGSAPGGAPGPGGGGPGPGGGAEGARLPGGAYSPHHLPLRPILRPRKYPNRPSKTPVHERPYPCPAEGCDRRFSRSDELTRHIRIHTGHKPFQCRICMRNFSRSDHLTTHIRTHTGEKPFACDFCGRKFARSDERKRHTKIHLRQKERKGAGASAAGAGTGAGCPQPGGGSGAALAPCAARTRTP from the exons atGATGACCGCCAAGGCGGCGGACAAGATCCCGGTGACCCTCGGCGGGTTCGTGCACCAGCTCCCCGAGGGCATTTACCCCGCGGATGACATCTCCGCCGCGCTGCCAACTTCGGTCGCGATCTTCCCCAATGCCGACCTGGCGGGGCCGTTCGACCAGATGAGCGGGGTGGCTGCAG ACGGCATGATCAACGTGGACATGGGCGACAAGAGGGCCCTGGACCTGCCCTACGGCGGCGGCTTCGCGCCCGGCGCCCCGGCCTCCCGCAACCAGACCTTCACCTACATGGGCAAATTCTCCATCGACCCGCAGTACCCCGGCGCCGGCTGCTACCCCGAGGGCATCATCAACATCGTGAGCGCGGGCATCCTGCAGGGGGTCAGCGCgccctcctccgccgcctcctccgcctcctccgccgcctcctccgcctcctcctcggccaccgccgcctccgccgcctccGCCTCCCCCAACCCGCTGGCCGgggccctgggctgcaccatgGCGCAGGGCCAGCCGGCCgacctggagcacctctactcgccgccgccgccgccctaCTCGGGCTGCGGCGACCTGTACCCGCAGGACCCCTCCTCGGCTTTCCTGCCCGccgccggcggcggggcgctgccgttccccccgccgccctcctACCCCTCCCcgaaggcggcggcggccgaCGGCGGGCTCTTCACCATGATCCCCGAGTACGGCGGCTTCTTCCCGCCGCCCCAGTGCCAGCGGGAGCTGCACGCCGGCCCCGACCGCAAGCCCTTCCCCTGCCCGCTCGACTCGCTCCGCGTCCCGCCGCCCCTCACGCCGCTCTCCACCATCCGCAACTTCACCATGGGGGCGCCCCCGGCGGGCGCCGCCCCCGGCAGCGCCCCCGGcggcgcccccggccccggcggcggcggccccggccccggcgggggAGCGGAGGGCGCCCGGCTGCCCGGCGGCGCCTACAGCCCGCACCACCTGCCGCTGCGGCCCATCCTGCGGCCCCGCAAGTACCCCAACCGGCCCAGCAAGACGCCGGTGCACGAGCGGCCCTACCCCTGCCCCGCCGAGGGCTGCGACCGCCGCTTCTCCCGCTCCGACGAGCTCACCCGCCACATCCGCATCCACACGGGCCACAAGCCCTTCCAGTGCCGCATCTGCATGCGCAACTTCAGCCGCAGCGACCACCTCACCACCCACATCCGCACGCACACCGGCGAGAAGCCCTTCGCCTGCGACTTCTGCGGCAGGAAGTTCGCCCGCTCCGACGAGAGGAAGCGGCACACCAAGATCCACCTGCGCCAGAAGGAGCGCAAGGGAGCGGGAGCCtccgccgccggggccgggaccggggccgggTGCCCGCAGCCCGGcggcgggagcggggccgcccTGGCCCCCTGCGCGGCTCGGACGCGGACGCCCTGA